The DNA window AGCGGAGGCGGACCATAGTGACGACGCGAGCCGGCGGAATCGGAGTCCAATCCATATCCGGTTTCCCTTTTCCAAATCATGATCAGTTTTACTAATTCCATGTCCGTGTATTCCGGGTCATGGCCACTGCAAAAGCCAGCCTCAAGCACTGGGGACTTGTACCGACCGCCGTCCTCTGTTTGTTTGTTGGCTTTTAACGCAGATCGATGAGGAGCACTTGTGGACCTCTCTTTTGCAGGTTTTGAGGGATGTGCGTCTGCCACCGTTGTAGTAGGTACTGAACACTGTAGCTTGATGTGTCCAGTACTAGTTGAAGACTTTGAAGTAATAGTATTTGGGCTGTTGTATTACTACTCGAAAAATTCTTGCTGCCTCTGCCTTACAAAACATACATGGACAGCAACGGCCAGTCCGGCTTTGTATCCATCTTGGATTCGACGACTTGGATACGAGTAGCGGCTTTTGGGTCGAATCTGCAATGAAAACTTCCATTATCTTGGCGACTCGCGGCAGTGTACAGACGCATAACCCAAACTCTCACCTCAACCTTGCTCGCGCTGTTCAAACCGACTTTCTTTATGCGGAAATTTGCAAACTTCTCGAACCCTAAaaaagatccctccaagaactcaacaccaccgtgcacaggcctcacggtgggcgccaactgtcgtggaattgtcacggcagatgtccttagtgtcatgacttagtcgcgaggccaacgcatctatgtggtagcttgagaggggttgagcgggatgagagacgcgatgttttacccaggttcggcccctcacggtggaggtaaaagcctacatcctgcttcattgatattgatgatgatgatcacggttacaagagtgctctatctcgagagctattgtctaaacctaacttatccaacttgtggaacttgtgaatcttgtcccctttttggggagccctgcccctccttttatatgttggaggggcgggttacatgtagagtcctattaggattaggactagtctatctctaatacaaaccggatacaagtccaggtcttagctccttgtaagataaatgttcctcatgcctttcctcttaaaccggcccaccattaacctAAATCGGCCTGCTGGTCCTTGGGCCTTGTCATGCATCTGGAATACGCGTCGGGTCACCAATGaatcttcaggctcgtgaatcgtcataccagtgaaccgccagacacgtaaaccaccagacacgtaaaccgccaatcctctggcggtttaccaacGAAATGCCTAGTCCGACCGGGTTATACTTCTGTCCGGTTTacgccacggggtatatccccgacagaagtaatctgtgagtcacggggaccatatgggtagggaaaaggtatgaggtggagctgcagcaagcactagcatatatggtggctatcatacgcaaaagagagcgagaagagaaggcaaagcacgatcatgaactagaagtgatcaagaagtgatcctaggctacttacgttcaagcacaactccaacaccgtgttcacttcccggaccctgccgagaagagaccatcacgactacacatgcggttgatgtattttagttcagataagtttcaggttctctacaaccggacattaacaaattcccatctgcccataaccacgggcacggctttcaaaagtccaaatccctgcaggggtttcccaacttagcccatcacaagctctcatggtcagcgaaggatattccttctcccaagacaatccgattagactcggaatcccggttacaagacatctcgacaatggtaaaacacgtccagcaagaccgcccgatgcgccgacatcctgatgggagctgcacatatctcgttctcagggcaacaccggatgaacactacctacagctaaaaccagccctcaagtttccctgaggtggcgccgcaagtggctctgtttcggaccaacacttagacaagcactggcccggaggggttaaaataaagatgaccctcgggatgtgcgactcccaagggaaaaggctaggtggcaaatgaaGTTGTCCTGCCTGTATTGGAAAATGAAGTGTTGTCAAAAAAAGTAAATAACACAATATATTACTGGTTTTTTAAATCAGAAAATGAAAGTTTATATAGTCAATGTAAAGTACTTAAATCGTCCAAATGTTCCTTTACTCTGGCTGTTCCTGTTGATGCAATTTTTCTGGAAGTGTATCTACATTCCTGTTGATGGAGATTTTTTGGCAACTTTAAATATATGCAGGAAGAAACTCATATTGTTGGCTAAATTTGTATAAAGGGTGTGAGAAACAGAACATACTCGTGCTTGTTCTTTTTCGCAGTACTTTCTTCCGGTTCCTTTGAGCTGCATTTAGAAAATTGGTTCCATTTATTATATCAGATATTGAAAGTAATAAAGCATGAATGAAAATAGAAAATGAACTGGGCAAGAGAATATAAATGTAACCCAAGAACCTCCATGTACTTGAAATAAGTTACCATTTGGGAAACATACCATGGATGAGATGTAATCCTGAATATATCATATTCCCAATATTGAGCACAATATAGCATGTATAAGTTAGTGTTCACTTGCATGACCAGTAATGTTTGTGTAAGGAGACTACAAATAATTGTGAGTCGGAATTGATTTTGTGAAATTATCATTTAGTTGGTAAAAGCTTGGTAACTTATAGACTTTAAAATTTAGCAGGCAAAGAATTCTAGAAGATAGAGCTAGGCTTTAGCTTGACAACTCCATTAGTGTGACATGTAAACGCGAGTTAAATGAAGCCTAACACCACATTAGGAAATGTGATGCTTCAGGTACTGCCAATGGATTTATGTGATTTCTATTACTGTGTACTTTAGTTGTTGTTAATGGTTACTTCTAACTGCTACCAGGAAGTTTGTATGTGCCTTATGTAGTTATTGGAGAACCATGGTGCACTAAGGTTTTGTGAGTGTTCTCATACCTGTTAGATTTGTCGGCATCACTCTCAGTAAAATCAATTCTTTTTTTTGCGTTGATCCTGATTGTAATGTACATCACATATGTAAAGAAGTCTTGATCAGAGGAATACAATAAGATGGAGGTTTATGAAAGATTACATGTAGCAGCATATAAAAAAGAGAAAGCATTTGAGAAGGGAAAAAGACTAACATTCAATTCCATTTGGACTTTCACATAAAAGTATCATTGTGGCAAGTCATATAATGGAGAAGCAATAAGAGAGATGTTTAAAATCCAAGTTTATGAAGCATTACCTATTTTCGTTTTCCTTTATGCTGATAGACGTTAGCTTATGAGTTGTAGGAGTATTGTCATTGGTGGTTGTATCCTTGCCTGACTGAAAAAGCTTCACAGATTATGTTAATAACCATGATATATGAAGGTAATGAATCTGTAAGAAGTTGCTTACCTTTGGAGCACGTGGAACAGGTGTTGATTCAGTATTGTTGACAGAGAAACTTTTTTTCAGGACATAATTTATAGGGTACTTGGCAGACGAATCAGTGTTCATTCCTATGTAGaataacttttctttaccaatggCCTTATCCAGGGTAAGCACATGATCTGTAGCTTCTATCTTCATACTCATTGAAACATGATCAGCATGACGCTCAACTAAGTCTTCAGCTACTCTAGCGAAAGCAATTGCATCCAAACTTCCCGAGTTATCTGTTAGTGTAAGGGGAAGTTTGTACCTGAAGCATGGTATAGTTGTTAGTGACACGATAAAAAAAGGAATTATTTAAGTATTAGATTTTAAGAAGATATATAATACATTGGGCATGGAACTGGAAATTGGCAGCCACATGTTGGGGTATCTGTCATGTTGTTATATCCTTTTCCACAACGCTTGCATGCTTTGTAGTACCATTTGACTGACGATATAATTGATGCTACTTTTGCGATAGTGCTGAAGGTTGCTCCTCCCTGGCATAAAAAAGGATGAAGTATCAATAATCTATTTTATTTTGAATGGCGAGGCAGGAAAAAGTGAACTGCATGAGAAAGTGTTCACCTGAAAAGATGATGCTGGAAGGTTAGATATTTCTTCAATGGTGTATAGTTTGCCTGCTGCTTCAAGTGGAGATACTTGTTTGACCTGAGGGAGATGCTTTTGTAGAGTTGGGCATTTCCATTGATAGCTTCAAATGTTTTTCATATAAAATATTAGTTTGCTGTAGTGCTAAACATAAATTCTGTATGCGCAAGAGTGAGAAAGAGAGAACCTGGTGCGGTACTTTTGAACTTCAGGTATATCAAGATCAAGATATATTTGTGTCGCAGAACTTGAGGATCCTTGTATCATACCTATAAACTTATGTTATTAATAGGATGTTTAAATAAATATGTTTATTATTTCTTTGGGCAAGTTTTTTTATAAGTTACCTGTAAACCTTTGTAGATTTGCAGTTACACCAGCAAAAATGGCTATGACAATTCCTTCTTGAGATTTTTTAAGTACTGTTTCTTCATCAAATGATTCTCCATGCTGGCCCCATAGAACTAATTCTTGTGTTTGTTCTCTGGAAAATTAAGGTATAGTCATTCTGAGGGGAACAGGTTATTAAGGTAAAAAAATTGAATGACAGGAGCAGCTATGAAGACATACTCTAGGTTGCGAATTTTGATCTTCCGAAATTTGTGCTGAGATGTTTGGCTAGCATAGTCATATGGACCAACATCACATATTACTCCTATCACATCTAAAAGGTTCAAGTATGCAAGTCGTTATGCATTGAAGTATAGTGGTTAAGAGATAGATAAGTCAAGCACATTATGTTACCTAGGAGTGGCTTGGAATCAATTGCTTTTTGTGGCAGCTGATCAAATGGGCAAAAGTCGAACGAAAGTGTAGGTATATCTGCACCTCTTGAATGTAGCAGATGAACCTTTGTGTCTTCTTTGAATTGCAGCATGTAATTCTGATGGCGATAGACATATGATTTGCTTCTGATATCGATAGCTGCAACATTTGAAATAATATAGAAAGATCCTTGAGATAGCAACCCACGAAATTGTTTTTCAAATTTTTTAGGCACACTAATTTGTGCCATGGATCCCTGCAAAAGTTCAAGTAATCAAATGATTTGGAACAACAATGTTATTGTGTAATGTTAAATAGGTAACTATAAAAATGGACGTACATCTTCATCCAAGAGAATGCCATCAATGCTGATCAAAGCATTTCCATATCTGGGATTCGTATTTATAGCATCCCAAAGCCTTATTACCCGTGCAAAGACCTTACAGTTTTGCTGTCCCACTGTAATATCTTTAAATTTCGTAGTTGACTCCATAGGGGAGATGGATCTGAATGAATAAGAATGTTAggaaaaaaatgatggcatgcaGAAAAAATGTATTACATACTTGTGAAATTTCAGGCATAACATAAATTTGAGTGGATAAAATACCTAGTTGTTTTAGCTTCTATGTGTATTAATTTGATTGAATACCTCGGCATATACTACATTATGTGTGCAATGCTCATAAGAAAATGGGCTATTTTCAATGAAAACTCGCAAGCCGTCTGGTGATGTAACTCTTGAAAATGCCACATATAATTGACCGTGTGAGAAGACATTAGATGGCAAGTAGACACCAACTCGGTTTAGTGTTTGCCCCTGACTTTTGTTTATTGTCATAGCATATGAAAGGCGAACAGGAAACTGGCGACGCCTCAATTTGAAAGGCCACTTAGACTGAGATGACGTAGTGACAATTCGAGGAATATACACTCTTGAACCTATAGCCTTCCCTGTTATGATTTCTCCTTCAATGACACGACCAGTCAGTTGTGTAACAATGAGTCTAGTGCCATTACAAAGtccccttgatggatcaagatTACGCAGTAGCATTATAGGAACACCAATTTTCAAATGCAGTATATGATCTGGAAGTCCAGGTATGTCAATGGTGTTTAGCAACTCTGTTGGATATAATGCTTCTAG is part of the Triticum urartu cultivar G1812 unplaced genomic scaffold, Tu2.1 TuUngrouped_contig_5478, whole genome shotgun sequence genome and encodes:
- the LOC125529279 gene encoding uncharacterized protein LOC125529279; its protein translation is MNTDSSAKYPINYVLKKSFSVNNTESTPVPRAPKSGKDTTTNDNTPTTHKLTSISIKENENRINAKKRIDFTESDADKSNSSKEPEESTAKKNKHENVDTLPEKLHQQEQPE
- the LOC125529278 gene encoding uncharacterized protein LOC125529278, which translates into the protein MESTTKFKDITVGQQNCKVFARVIRLWDAINTNPRYGNALISIDGILLDEDGSMAQISVPKKFEKQFRGLLSQGSFYIISNVAAIDIRSKSYVYRHQNYMLQFKEDTKVHLLHSRGADIPTLSFDFCPFDQLPQKAIDSKPLLDVIGVICDVGPYDYASQTSQHKFRKIKIRNLEEQTQELVLWGQHGESFDEETVLKKSQEGIVIAIFAGVTANLQRFTGMIQGSSSSATQIYLDLDIPEVQKYRTSYQWKCPTLQKHLPQVKQVSPLEAAGKLYTIEEISNLPASSFQGGATFSTIAKVASIISSVKWYYKACKRCGKGYNNMTDTPTCGCQFPVPCPMYKLPLTLTDNSGSLDAIAFARVAEDLVERHADHVSMSMKIEATDHKSYST